The sequence AGCGGAGGTGAGTGAGGAGTTCAGCAATGGTCATGGGGAATTAGCAGCATTTGGTTTTTTTGCCGCCGCAGGCCAGCCGGTCCACGCAGCGGAGGAAATCGCTCAGGCAATCGCAGGCGAGCGAGTAGTAGATATTGAGTCCGCGCTTCTCGCAGTTCAGCACACCCGCCTCACGCATGAGCGTGAGATGCTTCGAGACCGTGGACATGTCCGCGCCGACGAGGTCTTTGAGGTCACAGACACACATTTCGCCCTTCATCAAAGCCTCGGCGATGAGGAGCCGCGACGGATGCCCCAGCGCCTTGATCACGGCGGCGCGGTCTTCGAGCTTTTTCTTCGTGGTGGGCATCTATTTGGCGAAATAGCCAAA is a genomic window of Verrucomicrobiaceae bacterium containing:
- a CDS encoding winged helix-turn-helix transcriptional regulator translates to MPTTKKKLEDRAAVIKALGHPSRLLIAEALMKGEMCVCDLKDLVGADMSTVSKHLTLMREAGVLNCEKRGLNIYYSLACDCLSDFLRCVDRLACGGKKTKCC